The following proteins are encoded in a genomic region of Gammaproteobacteria bacterium:
- a CDS encoding chemotaxis protein CheV has translation MAGVLDSVNQRTQLVGQNRLELLLFKLNNSKHRYGINVFKVKEVLQCPRLTALPSLRPSVRGVAHIRGETISVIDLSMATGQEPIDDLENRFIIITEYNRSVQGFLVGSVERIINLNWEQILPPPDGAGDTNYLTAVTEVDGEIVGVLDVEKILMEVAPTNETMSEDLLAETQEIIGDSDKFLMIADDSMVALNQIKRALTPLGIEIITAKNGREALEKLVELSESCEKSVTEKLGLLISDIEMPEMDGYTLTSEIRSREKLKDLRVILHTSLSGVFNQAMVDNVGADDFIAKFNPDDLAAAVERNINILHSEPAREIVSDK, from the coding sequence ATGGCCGGTGTTCTAGATTCAGTCAATCAACGTACGCAGTTAGTTGGGCAAAATCGCCTCGAGTTGCTGTTATTTAAGTTAAACAATAGCAAGCATAGATACGGAATTAACGTATTTAAAGTTAAAGAAGTCTTGCAATGCCCTCGATTAACCGCTTTACCAAGTCTGCGCCCAAGCGTCCGTGGTGTGGCACATATTCGCGGTGAAACAATTTCTGTTATCGATCTTAGTATGGCGACAGGGCAGGAACCAATTGATGATCTTGAAAATAGATTCATCATCATCACGGAATATAATCGCTCAGTGCAAGGTTTCTTGGTCGGTTCGGTTGAACGGATTATTAATTTAAATTGGGAACAAATATTACCTCCACCAGACGGTGCTGGTGATACTAATTATCTAACCGCTGTTACCGAAGTTGATGGCGAAATAGTTGGGGTACTGGACGTCGAGAAAATTTTGATGGAAGTTGCGCCAACAAATGAAACAATGAGTGAGGATTTATTAGCTGAAACGCAAGAAATCATTGGCGATAGTGATAAGTTTCTGATGATTGCTGATGACTCGATGGTGGCGTTAAATCAAATTAAACGCGCTTTAACCCCGTTAGGCATCGAAATCATTACAGCAAAAAATGGCCGCGAAGCTCTCGAGAAATTAGTCGAGTTAAGTGAGTCTTGTGAAAAATCAGTAACTGAGAAGCTCGGCTTATTAATATCCGATATTGAAATGCCAGAAATGGATGGTTATACGTTAACCTCTGAGATTCGAAGCAGAGAAAAACTTAAAGATTTGCGGGTAATTTTACATACCTCATTAAGTGGCGTATTTAACCAAGCAATGGTCGATAATGTCGGTGCTGATGATTTTATTGCAAAATTTAACCCTGATGATTTAGCAGCTGCGGTAGAACGAAATATTAATATTTTGCATTCTGAGCCCGCTCGGGAAATTGTGAGTGACAAATAA